CACCCGCTGCCCAGACGGCTGAAAATCAGGTTCAGCCGGGCGGCGTAGGCGGCCAGTTCGGCCGGCGTCGCCGCGGCCAGGTCAGGCCCGCGAAATTCTGCGCAGCGAAGGAAACTGCCGTCCTTGTTCAGGACTATGCCAGGGGCCACCAGCATGGCCCATGGTAAGAGGTCGGGCAGGTGGCCGTGGCCAGGTTTTCTTTTCGTGATGGGGAGGCGATACATTTTTTTCATCACCTTTTTCTTCAATCGTCGAAATCATATATCGAACGACCGTGTTGGCTATATATTTTCCTATATTTGGAAAATCTGATAAAAATTTTCCGGAAATTGGGTTCGTGGCGGGCGGCGATATAGCAAAAAACATGAAGAATGGCGCTGAGAATGAGAAGCGAATACGCGCCGGCCACCACGAAGGCCGCGCCCAGGCAAAAGTTCAAATAAAAGAGTTCCCGCGGCACGCCGGCGAGCAGCAGCGGCTCAGTGAGCGAAAGGAAAACCGGCACGCGCAAGTCTTCGCGAGAGGTGGGGGTCATATTGCCCCCACCGCCCGCAGCAGGTCAACCGTTGCACCGGCCGTCGCGCCAAACAGCGAGGACATGACCGAACTCGCGAAAAGCGCGATGGCCAAACCTATGACGGCCTGGAGCAGCCGCTTCGTCAGCGCTCCGTGGTCGCCCATGGCCAATGTGATGCCCGCGCCGACGATGACGATGAGGCCCACGAGTTTGGGCACCGGACCGGTGAGGCTATCCGCAATTTTTTGAAGCGGGGTTTCCCAGACCATACCCGTTTCGGCCGCAAAGGCGGTGGTAGAAAGAAGCATACAAAACACGAACATGAGAATGACTTTTTTCGACATTTTTCATTCCTCCTAAAATTTGGTGATTTATATTTGGATATAAACGAATTCATGTGAGGACGTAAGGCGTTTTTCGACTTCGATGACTTC
This sequence is a window from Sporolituus thermophilus DSM 23256. Protein-coding genes within it:
- a CDS encoding VirB3 family type IV secretion system protein, which codes for MTPTSREDLRVPVFLSLTEPLLLAGVPRELFYLNFCLGAAFVVAGAYSLLILSAILHVFCYIAARHEPNFRKIFIRFSKYRKIYSQHGRSIYDFDD
- a CDS encoding TrbC/VirB2 family protein, which translates into the protein MSKKVILMFVFCMLLSTTAFAAETGMVWETPLQKIADSLTGPVPKLVGLIVIVGAGITLAMGDHGALTKRLLQAVIGLAIALFASSVMSSLFGATAGATVDLLRAVGAI